From Drosophila suzukii chromosome 2R, CBGP_Dsuzu_IsoJpt1.0, whole genome shotgun sequence, a single genomic window includes:
- the Opa1 gene encoding dynamin-like GTPase OPA1, mitochondrial isoform X3 yields the protein MLRIYQNTYRRTARKAVVYSTKVACCNHSTLCSITSHPRRSQDNGSGSSSPNGSRHEEFLLSGNPARGWQMPPPSRGYGMLVVRILRGALKLRYLVLGGAIGGGVSLSKKYEDWKDGLPDFKWLEDAMPQGERWSQFSRNLIEVGSLVKNAIDVAKDDLKAKTTVAALGITTDESRKKYEKLQSQVETLQTEIMNVQIKYQKELEKMEKENRELRQQYLILKSNKKTTAKKIKKSLIDMYSEVLDELSGYDTGYTMADHLPRVVVVGDQSSGKTSVLESIAKARIFPRGSGEMMTRAPVKVTLAEGPYHVAQFRDSDREYDLTKESDLQDLRRDVEFRMKASVRGGKTVSNEVIAMTVKGPGLQRMVLVDLPGIISTMTVDMASDTKDSIHQMTKHYMSNPNAIILCIQDGSVDAERSNVTDLVMQCDPLGRRTIFVLTKVDLAEELADPDRIRKILSGKLFPMKALGYYAVVTGRGRKDDSIDAIRQYEEDFFKNSKLFHRRGVIMPHQVTSRNLSLAVSDRFWKMVRETIEQQADAFKATRFNLETEWKNNFPRLRESGRDELFDKAKGEILDEVVTLSQISAKKWDDALNTKLWEKLSNYVFETIYLPAAQSGSQNSFNTMVDIKLRQWAEQALPAKSVEAGWEALQLEFISLMERSKKTQDHDGIFDQLKAAVVDEAIRRHSWEDKAIDMLRVIQLNTLEDRFVHDKQEWDSAVKFLETSVNAKLLQTEETLAQMFGPGQMRRLTHWQYLTQDQQKRRSVKNELDKILKNDTKHLPTLTHDELTTVRKNLQRDNVDVDTDYIRQTWFPVYRKHFLQQALQRAKDCRKAYYLYTQQGAECEISCSDVVLFWRIQQVIKITGNALRQQVINREARRLDKEIKAVLDEFSDDEEKKGYLLTGKRVLLAEELIKVRQIQEKLEEFINSLNQEK from the exons ATGTTGCGCATCTATCAGAATACCTACCG GCGCACCGCGAGAAAAGCTGTTGTCTACTCCACCAAGGTCGCCTGCTGTAACCATTCCACGCTCTGCAGCATCACCAGCCACCCGCGCCGTTCGCAGGATAATGGGAGTGGGAGCTCAAGCCCTAATGGCAGCCGCCACGAGGAGTTCCTGCTCTCCGGAAATCCGGCGAGGGGTTGGCAGATGCCGCCTCCATCGCGTGGCTACGGGATGCTGGTGGTGCGGATCCTGCGGGGAGCCCTGAAGCTGCGCTACCTCGTCCTGGGCGGCGCTATCGGCGGGGGTGTGTCTCTGAGCAAA AAATACGAGGACTGGAAGGATGGTCTGCCGGATTTCAAGTGGCTCGAGGATGCCATGCCGCAGGGCGAGCGATGGAGCCAGTTCTCTCGGAATCTCATCGAGGTCGGCTCCCTGGTGAAGAACGCCATCGATGTGG CTAAGGATGACCTGAAGGCCAAAACAACGGTGGCCGCTCTGGGCATCACCACCGATGAGAGCCGCAAGAAGTACG AGAAACTGCAAAGCCAGGTGGAGACGCTGCAGACGGAGATCATGAATGTGCAGATCAAATACCAAAAGGAGCTGGAGAAGATGGAGAAGGAGAATCGTGAGCTGCGCCAGCAATATCTCATCCTCAAGTCGAACAAAAAGACCACGGCGAAGAAGATCAAGAAATCCCTGATCGACATGTACTCTGAGGTTTTAGACGAGCTGTCTGGCTACGATACGGGTTACACCATGGCCGATCATCTGCCTCGTGTTGTGGTGGTGGGAGATCAGAGCAGCGGCAAGACCTCTGTGCTGGAATCCATTGCCAAAGCTCGCATCTTTCCCCGCGGCAGTGGAGAGATGATGACACGAGCCCCAGTCAAAGTCACTCTGGCCGAAGGACCGTACCATGTGGCTCAGTTCCGCGACTCCGATCGGGAATACGATTTGACCAAGGAGTCAGATCTGCAAGATTTGCGCCGTGATGTGGAGTTCCGCATGAAGGCCTCTGTGCGAGGCGGCAAAACTGTGAGCAATGAAGTGATTGCCATGACGGTCAAGGGTCCCGGCCTGCAGCGCATGGTTCTAGTGGATCTGCCAGGCATTATTTCG aCAATGACTGTGGACATGGCCTCGGACACCAAAGATTCAATCCACCAGATGACCAAGCATTATATGAGCAATCCGAACGCCATTATTCTCTGCATTCAAGACGGATCCGTGGATGCCGAGCGCAGTAATGTCACCGACTTGGTCATGCAGTGTGATCCCTTGGGCCGACGCACCATTTTTGTGCTCACCAAGGTGGATCTGGCCGAGGAACTCGCCGATCCAGATAGGATAAGGAAGATCCTTTCCGGCAAACTCTTCCCCATGAAGGCCCTTGGTTACTATGCCGTCGTGACGGGTCGTGGACGAAAGGATGATAGTATCGACGCCATAAGGCAGTACGAGGAGGACTTCTTCAAGAACTCCAAGCTCTTCCA TCGTCGCGGAGTTATCATGCCCCATCAGGTGACCAGCCGGAATCTGAGTTTGGCGGTTTCGGATCGCTTCTGGAAGATGGTGCGGGAAACCATTGAGCAGCAGGCTGATGCATTTAAGGCGACCAGGTTCAATCTGGAAACCGAATGGAAGAACAACTTCCCAAG GTTGCGCGAGTCTGGCCGAGACGAGCTGTTCGACAAGGCCAAGGGCGAGATACTGGACGAGGTGGTGACGCTCTCGCAAATCTCTGCTAAAAAGTGGGACGACGCTCTCAACACCAAGCTGTGGGAGAAGCTATCTAACTATGTGTTTGAAACCATCTACCTGCCCGCCGCTCAGTCAGGTTCTCAAA ATTCCTTCAACACGATGGTGGACATCAAGTTGCGCCAGTGGGCGGAGCAGGCACTGCCCGCCAAATCGGTGGAGGCTGGCTGGGAGGCGCTGCAGCTGGAGTTCATTTCGCTGATGGAGCGATCGAAGAAGACCCAGGATCACGATGGCATCTTTGACCAGCTGAAGGCCGCGGTGGTGGACGAGGCCATTCGCCGGCACAGCTGGGAGGACAAGGCCATCGACATGTTGCGCGTGATCCAGCTCAACACGCTGGAGGATCGCTTTGTGCACGACAAGCAGGAATGGGATTCAGCGGTCAAGTTCCTAGAGACCTCGGTGAATGCCAAGCTCCTCCAGACGGAGGAGACGCTAGCACAAATGTTTGGCCCCGGCCAAATGCGACGCCTCACCCACTGGCAGTACCTGACGCAGGATCAGCAGAAGAGGCGAAGCGTTAAGAACGAACTGGACAAAATACTCAAGAACGATACG AAACATTTGCCCACCCTGACTCATGATGAGCTGACAACGGTGCGCAAGAACCTTCAGCGTGATAACGTGGATGTGGACACAGACTACATAAGGCAAACGTGGTTCCCGGTCTACAGAAA ACACTTCCTGCAGCAGGCATTGCAGAGAGCAAAGGACTGCCGCAAGGCCTACTATCTTTACACACAGCAAGGGGCCGAGTGTGAG ATCTCCTGCAGTGACGTCGTGCTCTTCTGGCGCATCCAGCAGGTGATCAAGATAACGGGCAACGCGCTGCGGCAGCAGGTGATCAATCGGGAGGCGCGGCGCCTGGACAAGGAGATCAAAGCGGTGCTGGACGAGTTCAGCGACGACGAGGAGAAGAAGGGTTACCTGCTCACCGGCAAGCGCGTGCTGCTGGCCGAGGAACTAA TCAAAGTGCGACAGATCCAAGAGAAGCTGGAGGAGTTCATCAATTCACTTAATCAGGAGAAGTAG
- the Opa1 gene encoding dynamin-like GTPase OPA1, mitochondrial isoform X4 — MLRIYQNTYRRTARKAVVYSTKVACCNHSTLCSITSHPRRSQDNGSGSSSPNGSRHEEFLLSGNPARGWQMPPPSRGYGMLVVRILRGALKLRYLVLGGAIGGGVSLSKKYEDWKDGLPDFKWLEDAMPQGERWSQFSRNLIEVGSLVKNAIDVAKDDLKAKTTVAALGITTDESRKKYEKLQSQVETLQTEIMNVQIKYQKELEKMEKENRELRQQYLILKSNKKTTAKKIKKSLIDMYSEVLDELSGYDTGYTMADHLPRVVVVGDQSSGKTSVLESIAKARIFPRGSGEMMTRAPVKVTLAEGPYHVAQFRDSDREYDLTKESDLQDLRRDVEFRMKASVRGGKTVSNEVIAMTVKGPGLQRMVLVDLPGIISTMTVDMASDTKDSIHQMTKHYMSNPNAIILCIQDGSVDAERSNVTDLVMQCDPLGRRTIFVLTKVDLAEELADPDRIRKILSGKLFPMKALGYYAVVTGRGRKDDSIDAIRQYEEDFFKNSKLFHRRGVIMPHQVTSRNLSLAVSDRFWKMVRETIEQQADAFKATRFNLETEWKNNFPRLRESGRDELFDKAKGEILDEVVTLSQISAKKWDDALNTKLWEKLSNYVFETIYLPAAQSDSFNTMVDIKLRQWAEQALPAKSVEAGWEALQLEFISLMERSKKTQDHDGIFDQLKAAVVDEAIRRHSWEDKAIDMLRVIQLNTLEDRFVHDKQEWDSAVKFLETSVNAKLLQTEETLAQMFGPGQMRRLTHWQYLTQDQQKRRSVKNELDKILKNDTKHLPTLTHDELTTVRKNLQRDNVDVDTDYIRQTWFPVYRKHFLQQALQRAKDCRKAYYLYTQQGAECEISCSDVVLFWRIQQVIKITGNALRQQVINREARRLDKEIKAVLDEFSDDEEKKGYLLTGKRVLLAEELIKVRQIQEKLEEFINSLNQEK, encoded by the exons ATGTTGCGCATCTATCAGAATACCTACCG GCGCACCGCGAGAAAAGCTGTTGTCTACTCCACCAAGGTCGCCTGCTGTAACCATTCCACGCTCTGCAGCATCACCAGCCACCCGCGCCGTTCGCAGGATAATGGGAGTGGGAGCTCAAGCCCTAATGGCAGCCGCCACGAGGAGTTCCTGCTCTCCGGAAATCCGGCGAGGGGTTGGCAGATGCCGCCTCCATCGCGTGGCTACGGGATGCTGGTGGTGCGGATCCTGCGGGGAGCCCTGAAGCTGCGCTACCTCGTCCTGGGCGGCGCTATCGGCGGGGGTGTGTCTCTGAGCAAA AAATACGAGGACTGGAAGGATGGTCTGCCGGATTTCAAGTGGCTCGAGGATGCCATGCCGCAGGGCGAGCGATGGAGCCAGTTCTCTCGGAATCTCATCGAGGTCGGCTCCCTGGTGAAGAACGCCATCGATGTGG CTAAGGATGACCTGAAGGCCAAAACAACGGTGGCCGCTCTGGGCATCACCACCGATGAGAGCCGCAAGAAGTACG AGAAACTGCAAAGCCAGGTGGAGACGCTGCAGACGGAGATCATGAATGTGCAGATCAAATACCAAAAGGAGCTGGAGAAGATGGAGAAGGAGAATCGTGAGCTGCGCCAGCAATATCTCATCCTCAAGTCGAACAAAAAGACCACGGCGAAGAAGATCAAGAAATCCCTGATCGACATGTACTCTGAGGTTTTAGACGAGCTGTCTGGCTACGATACGGGTTACACCATGGCCGATCATCTGCCTCGTGTTGTGGTGGTGGGAGATCAGAGCAGCGGCAAGACCTCTGTGCTGGAATCCATTGCCAAAGCTCGCATCTTTCCCCGCGGCAGTGGAGAGATGATGACACGAGCCCCAGTCAAAGTCACTCTGGCCGAAGGACCGTACCATGTGGCTCAGTTCCGCGACTCCGATCGGGAATACGATTTGACCAAGGAGTCAGATCTGCAAGATTTGCGCCGTGATGTGGAGTTCCGCATGAAGGCCTCTGTGCGAGGCGGCAAAACTGTGAGCAATGAAGTGATTGCCATGACGGTCAAGGGTCCCGGCCTGCAGCGCATGGTTCTAGTGGATCTGCCAGGCATTATTTCG aCAATGACTGTGGACATGGCCTCGGACACCAAAGATTCAATCCACCAGATGACCAAGCATTATATGAGCAATCCGAACGCCATTATTCTCTGCATTCAAGACGGATCCGTGGATGCCGAGCGCAGTAATGTCACCGACTTGGTCATGCAGTGTGATCCCTTGGGCCGACGCACCATTTTTGTGCTCACCAAGGTGGATCTGGCCGAGGAACTCGCCGATCCAGATAGGATAAGGAAGATCCTTTCCGGCAAACTCTTCCCCATGAAGGCCCTTGGTTACTATGCCGTCGTGACGGGTCGTGGACGAAAGGATGATAGTATCGACGCCATAAGGCAGTACGAGGAGGACTTCTTCAAGAACTCCAAGCTCTTCCA TCGTCGCGGAGTTATCATGCCCCATCAGGTGACCAGCCGGAATCTGAGTTTGGCGGTTTCGGATCGCTTCTGGAAGATGGTGCGGGAAACCATTGAGCAGCAGGCTGATGCATTTAAGGCGACCAGGTTCAATCTGGAAACCGAATGGAAGAACAACTTCCCAAG GTTGCGCGAGTCTGGCCGAGACGAGCTGTTCGACAAGGCCAAGGGCGAGATACTGGACGAGGTGGTGACGCTCTCGCAAATCTCTGCTAAAAAGTGGGACGACGCTCTCAACACCAAGCTGTGGGAGAAGCTATCTAACTATGTGTTTGAAACCATCTACCTGCCCGCCGCTCAGTCAG ATTCCTTCAACACGATGGTGGACATCAAGTTGCGCCAGTGGGCGGAGCAGGCACTGCCCGCCAAATCGGTGGAGGCTGGCTGGGAGGCGCTGCAGCTGGAGTTCATTTCGCTGATGGAGCGATCGAAGAAGACCCAGGATCACGATGGCATCTTTGACCAGCTGAAGGCCGCGGTGGTGGACGAGGCCATTCGCCGGCACAGCTGGGAGGACAAGGCCATCGACATGTTGCGCGTGATCCAGCTCAACACGCTGGAGGATCGCTTTGTGCACGACAAGCAGGAATGGGATTCAGCGGTCAAGTTCCTAGAGACCTCGGTGAATGCCAAGCTCCTCCAGACGGAGGAGACGCTAGCACAAATGTTTGGCCCCGGCCAAATGCGACGCCTCACCCACTGGCAGTACCTGACGCAGGATCAGCAGAAGAGGCGAAGCGTTAAGAACGAACTGGACAAAATACTCAAGAACGATACG AAACATTTGCCCACCCTGACTCATGATGAGCTGACAACGGTGCGCAAGAACCTTCAGCGTGATAACGTGGATGTGGACACAGACTACATAAGGCAAACGTGGTTCCCGGTCTACAGAAA ACACTTCCTGCAGCAGGCATTGCAGAGAGCAAAGGACTGCCGCAAGGCCTACTATCTTTACACACAGCAAGGGGCCGAGTGTGAG ATCTCCTGCAGTGACGTCGTGCTCTTCTGGCGCATCCAGCAGGTGATCAAGATAACGGGCAACGCGCTGCGGCAGCAGGTGATCAATCGGGAGGCGCGGCGCCTGGACAAGGAGATCAAAGCGGTGCTGGACGAGTTCAGCGACGACGAGGAGAAGAAGGGTTACCTGCTCACCGGCAAGCGCGTGCTGCTGGCCGAGGAACTAA TCAAAGTGCGACAGATCCAAGAGAAGCTGGAGGAGTTCATCAATTCACTTAATCAGGAGAAGTAG
- the Opa1 gene encoding dynamin-like GTPase OPA1, mitochondrial isoform X1, producing the protein MLRIYQNTYRRTARKAVVYSTKVACCNHSTLCSITSHPRRSQDNGSGSSSPNGSRHEEFLLSGNPARGWQMPPPSRGYGMLVVRILRGALKLRYLVLGGAIGGGVSLSKKYEDWKDGLPDFKWLEDAMPQGERWSQFSRNLIEVGSLVKNAIDVDPKLKQLGEDKLSEWRKWFDSRLDDAIEAADYQGVQIVETKDDLKAKTTVAALGITTDESRKKYEKLQSQVETLQTEIMNVQIKYQKELEKMEKENRELRQQYLILKSNKKTTAKKIKKSLIDMYSEVLDELSGYDTGYTMADHLPRVVVVGDQSSGKTSVLESIAKARIFPRGSGEMMTRAPVKVTLAEGPYHVAQFRDSDREYDLTKESDLQDLRRDVEFRMKASVRGGKTVSNEVIAMTVKGPGLQRMVLVDLPGIISTMTVDMASDTKDSIHQMTKHYMSNPNAIILCIQDGSVDAERSNVTDLVMQCDPLGRRTIFVLTKVDLAEELADPDRIRKILSGKLFPMKALGYYAVVTGRGRKDDSIDAIRQYEEDFFKNSKLFHRRGVIMPHQVTSRNLSLAVSDRFWKMVRETIEQQADAFKATRFNLETEWKNNFPRLRESGRDELFDKAKGEILDEVVTLSQISAKKWDDALNTKLWEKLSNYVFETIYLPAAQSGSQNSFNTMVDIKLRQWAEQALPAKSVEAGWEALQLEFISLMERSKKTQDHDGIFDQLKAAVVDEAIRRHSWEDKAIDMLRVIQLNTLEDRFVHDKQEWDSAVKFLETSVNAKLLQTEETLAQMFGPGQMRRLTHWQYLTQDQQKRRSVKNELDKILKNDTKHLPTLTHDELTTVRKNLQRDNVDVDTDYIRQTWFPVYRKHFLQQALQRAKDCRKAYYLYTQQGAECEISCSDVVLFWRIQQVIKITGNALRQQVINREARRLDKEIKAVLDEFSDDEEKKGYLLTGKRVLLAEELIKVRQIQEKLEEFINSLNQEK; encoded by the exons ATGTTGCGCATCTATCAGAATACCTACCG GCGCACCGCGAGAAAAGCTGTTGTCTACTCCACCAAGGTCGCCTGCTGTAACCATTCCACGCTCTGCAGCATCACCAGCCACCCGCGCCGTTCGCAGGATAATGGGAGTGGGAGCTCAAGCCCTAATGGCAGCCGCCACGAGGAGTTCCTGCTCTCCGGAAATCCGGCGAGGGGTTGGCAGATGCCGCCTCCATCGCGTGGCTACGGGATGCTGGTGGTGCGGATCCTGCGGGGAGCCCTGAAGCTGCGCTACCTCGTCCTGGGCGGCGCTATCGGCGGGGGTGTGTCTCTGAGCAAA AAATACGAGGACTGGAAGGATGGTCTGCCGGATTTCAAGTGGCTCGAGGATGCCATGCCGCAGGGCGAGCGATGGAGCCAGTTCTCTCGGAATCTCATCGAGGTCGGCTCCCTGGTGAAGAACGCCATCGATGTGG ATCCAAAGCTCAAGCAGCTGGGCGAGGATAAGTTGTCGGAATGGCGCAAATGGTTCGACAGTCGTCTGGACGATGCCATCGAGGCGGCCGACTATCAAGGAGTTCAGATTGTCGAAA CTAAGGATGACCTGAAGGCCAAAACAACGGTGGCCGCTCTGGGCATCACCACCGATGAGAGCCGCAAGAAGTACG AGAAACTGCAAAGCCAGGTGGAGACGCTGCAGACGGAGATCATGAATGTGCAGATCAAATACCAAAAGGAGCTGGAGAAGATGGAGAAGGAGAATCGTGAGCTGCGCCAGCAATATCTCATCCTCAAGTCGAACAAAAAGACCACGGCGAAGAAGATCAAGAAATCCCTGATCGACATGTACTCTGAGGTTTTAGACGAGCTGTCTGGCTACGATACGGGTTACACCATGGCCGATCATCTGCCTCGTGTTGTGGTGGTGGGAGATCAGAGCAGCGGCAAGACCTCTGTGCTGGAATCCATTGCCAAAGCTCGCATCTTTCCCCGCGGCAGTGGAGAGATGATGACACGAGCCCCAGTCAAAGTCACTCTGGCCGAAGGACCGTACCATGTGGCTCAGTTCCGCGACTCCGATCGGGAATACGATTTGACCAAGGAGTCAGATCTGCAAGATTTGCGCCGTGATGTGGAGTTCCGCATGAAGGCCTCTGTGCGAGGCGGCAAAACTGTGAGCAATGAAGTGATTGCCATGACGGTCAAGGGTCCCGGCCTGCAGCGCATGGTTCTAGTGGATCTGCCAGGCATTATTTCG aCAATGACTGTGGACATGGCCTCGGACACCAAAGATTCAATCCACCAGATGACCAAGCATTATATGAGCAATCCGAACGCCATTATTCTCTGCATTCAAGACGGATCCGTGGATGCCGAGCGCAGTAATGTCACCGACTTGGTCATGCAGTGTGATCCCTTGGGCCGACGCACCATTTTTGTGCTCACCAAGGTGGATCTGGCCGAGGAACTCGCCGATCCAGATAGGATAAGGAAGATCCTTTCCGGCAAACTCTTCCCCATGAAGGCCCTTGGTTACTATGCCGTCGTGACGGGTCGTGGACGAAAGGATGATAGTATCGACGCCATAAGGCAGTACGAGGAGGACTTCTTCAAGAACTCCAAGCTCTTCCA TCGTCGCGGAGTTATCATGCCCCATCAGGTGACCAGCCGGAATCTGAGTTTGGCGGTTTCGGATCGCTTCTGGAAGATGGTGCGGGAAACCATTGAGCAGCAGGCTGATGCATTTAAGGCGACCAGGTTCAATCTGGAAACCGAATGGAAGAACAACTTCCCAAG GTTGCGCGAGTCTGGCCGAGACGAGCTGTTCGACAAGGCCAAGGGCGAGATACTGGACGAGGTGGTGACGCTCTCGCAAATCTCTGCTAAAAAGTGGGACGACGCTCTCAACACCAAGCTGTGGGAGAAGCTATCTAACTATGTGTTTGAAACCATCTACCTGCCCGCCGCTCAGTCAGGTTCTCAAA ATTCCTTCAACACGATGGTGGACATCAAGTTGCGCCAGTGGGCGGAGCAGGCACTGCCCGCCAAATCGGTGGAGGCTGGCTGGGAGGCGCTGCAGCTGGAGTTCATTTCGCTGATGGAGCGATCGAAGAAGACCCAGGATCACGATGGCATCTTTGACCAGCTGAAGGCCGCGGTGGTGGACGAGGCCATTCGCCGGCACAGCTGGGAGGACAAGGCCATCGACATGTTGCGCGTGATCCAGCTCAACACGCTGGAGGATCGCTTTGTGCACGACAAGCAGGAATGGGATTCAGCGGTCAAGTTCCTAGAGACCTCGGTGAATGCCAAGCTCCTCCAGACGGAGGAGACGCTAGCACAAATGTTTGGCCCCGGCCAAATGCGACGCCTCACCCACTGGCAGTACCTGACGCAGGATCAGCAGAAGAGGCGAAGCGTTAAGAACGAACTGGACAAAATACTCAAGAACGATACG AAACATTTGCCCACCCTGACTCATGATGAGCTGACAACGGTGCGCAAGAACCTTCAGCGTGATAACGTGGATGTGGACACAGACTACATAAGGCAAACGTGGTTCCCGGTCTACAGAAA ACACTTCCTGCAGCAGGCATTGCAGAGAGCAAAGGACTGCCGCAAGGCCTACTATCTTTACACACAGCAAGGGGCCGAGTGTGAG ATCTCCTGCAGTGACGTCGTGCTCTTCTGGCGCATCCAGCAGGTGATCAAGATAACGGGCAACGCGCTGCGGCAGCAGGTGATCAATCGGGAGGCGCGGCGCCTGGACAAGGAGATCAAAGCGGTGCTGGACGAGTTCAGCGACGACGAGGAGAAGAAGGGTTACCTGCTCACCGGCAAGCGCGTGCTGCTGGCCGAGGAACTAA TCAAAGTGCGACAGATCCAAGAGAAGCTGGAGGAGTTCATCAATTCACTTAATCAGGAGAAGTAG